The region CCGTAACCCGGGTCCCCTCAGACCCTGATCCCCCTACCCCCTTGGCTGAGGGGGGCTTCCTGGCGGAGGCTAACCTCCTGAAGTTGTCCCCAGCAACCCCAGCCCCCGAGGGTCCGAAGGTGGTGAGTGTCCAACTGGGTGATGGCACAAGGCTCAAGGGCACTGTGCTGCCTGTGGCCACCATTCAGAATGCAAGTACTGCCATGCTGATGGCTGCCAGCGTGGCCCGCAAAGCGGTGGTTCTGCCTGGGGGCACTGCCACCAGCCCTAAGATGATGCCTAAGAATGTGCTGGGTCTGGTGCCCCAAGCCCTGCCCAAGGCTGAGGGGAGGACAGGGCTGGGGACAGGGGGGCAGAAGGTGAATGGCGCCTCGGTGGTAATGGTGCAGCCTTCTAAGCCGGCCACTGGGCCGGGGGCAGCAGGTGGCACGGTGATCTCACGGACCCAGTCCAGCCTGGTGGAGGCCTTCAACAAGATCCTCAACAGCAAGAACCTGCTGCCTGCCTACCGGCCGAACCTGAGTCCGCCGGCTGAGGCCGGGCTGGCCCTGCCACCCACAGGCTACCGCTGCCTCGAGTGTGGGGATGCCTTCTCATtggagaagagcctggcgagACACTATGACCGCCGGAGCATGCGCATTGAGGTCACCTGCAATCACTGCGCCCGCCGCCTGGTCTTCTTCAACAAGTGCAGCCTGCTTCTGCATGCCCGTGAGCACAAGGACAAGGGGCTCGTCATGCAGTGCTCACACCTGGTCATGAGGCCGGTGGCCCTGGACCAGATGGTGGGGCAGCCGGACATCACGCCCCTGCTGGCTGTCCCACCTGCCCTCGGACCTCCAGCCTTGCCCGCCTTGGGCAAGGGTGAAGGGGCCGTCACCACATCCGCCGTTACTGCAGTTGCCGCCGAGGCCCCCGTGCTGCCACTCTCAACGGAGCCACCCGCCACCCCTGCCACCTCTACCTACACGTGCTTCCGCTGCCTGGAGTGCAAGGAGCAGTGCCGCGACAAGGCTGGCATGGCTGCCCACTTCCAGCAGCTCGGGCCCCCTGCCCCTGGGGCCACCAGCAACGTGAGTTGCCTTTCACAGCCCCTCCCTGGGAAGGGGACAGCCAGGTGCCATGGGGACAGGGTCTAGGAAGGTGTGGGGGCTTGGTTAGAAGGAAAGGGGGACAGGGCCTTCCTCACAGACTCACCTTGTTTCGACCCCCTCGACAGGTATGCCCAACCTGCCCCATGATGCTTCCCAACCGCTGCAGCTTCAGCGCCCACCAGCGCATGCATAAGAACCGGCCTCCCCACGTCTGTCCTGAGTGTGGGGGCAACTTTCTGCAAGCCAATTTTCAGACCCATCTCCGGGAGGCCTGCCTACATTTCTCTCGCCGCGTAGGATACAGGTGCCTCCCACACCTCCTCCCCATATGTCGACACTTTTCCTCCTGTACTTGATGGTCTCGTGGCTCCTGGGACCAGCCTTTTAGAAGGCGAGCCCGTCTCTCCTGCTGAATCACGCAGCCATGCTGTGTTGGCGAGTGCAGCCTGAGCTCCCTGCCTTTCCGTCGCTCCCCATGGAGCGGGCGGGCCCCACGGAGCAGGCGGGCCCCATGGAGCGGGCGAGCAGGGCCACCTCTGGAGCACCAGCTCTACCTCCGCAGGCCTGCCCTCCGGGACCGGGTCCTGTGGCTCCTTCCTTCCTCCGCTTGCTCATGTTCCACTGCCGATTAACTTCTCAGGCCACCCGGTCCCCGAGAATGagtgtggggttgggggtggctgCAGGGACGCCCCCCACTCACCACCGTGCCTCTGACTTTCTCCCCAAGGTGCCCCAGCTGTGCAGTGGTGTTTGGGGGTGTGAACTCCATCAAGTCCCACATCCAGACGTCACACTGCGAGGTTTTCCACAAGTGCCCCATCTGCCCCATGGCCTTCAAGTCTGCACCCAGTGCCCACGCCCACCTCTACACCCAGCATCCCAGCTTCCACACACAGCAGGCCAAGTGAGACCTGGGGAGGGAGcataggggtggggtgggattggGCCTTGATGGGGCAGGATGTCAGCACTGTCCTCTCCTTCCACACAGGATGATCTACAAGTGTGCCATGTGTGACACGGTCTTCACTCACAAACCCCTCCTCTCCTCACACTTTGACCAGCACTTGCTGCCCCAGCGTGTCAGCGTCTTTAAGTgcccatcttgtcctctgctttTTGCCCAAAAAAGGACCATGCTGGAACATCTCAAGGTACAGGAGTCAAGAGACAGAGGTGGGGTGCTCAGCTCTATCAGTCCGGGGTTAAGATCACACACCCCTCTGGAAATGGGAGCAAGGGAGAGGCCAGGAGTTGGGCAAAGCCAGGCCCTCCTCCCGCTCCCCCAACAGCCACATGCCTTGTCTCCCTCTCACAGAACACCCATCAGTCTGGGCGCCCGGGGGAGGAGACCACTGGGAAAGGAGCTGGGGGTGCCCTTCTGACCCCCAAGACAGAGCCCGAGGAGCTGGCTGTGTCTCGGGCAGGAACCGCTGCCCCTACTGAGGAATCGTCTTCAACCTCAGAAGAGGAGGAGCCGCCCA is a window of Ovis aries strain OAR_USU_Benz2616 breed Rambouillet chromosome 1, ARS-UI_Ramb_v3.0, whole genome shotgun sequence DNA encoding:
- the ZNF687 gene encoding zinc finger protein 687 isoform X2, which codes for MGDMKTPDFDDLLAAFDIPDIDANEAIHSGPEENEGPGGSGKPEPSVGGESGEATAAPARDGPGGPTQASDHSLPPPDVSAVSVIVKNTVCPEQSESLAGSSGGEGARAGGVTKEGPLGSRLMQNGFGGPEPSLPGTPRSPAPPSGGTWKEKSLEGKAPLDLFAHFGPEPGEHPDPLPPSAPSPPREGALTPPAFPSPFELTRENGSALLPPSSPPLLGALKQESCSPLHPQSLSQPGSGASPEATGVPASASPSQVAGVSFFKKSPGHQSPLASPKEPSCQPLKEEEDEGPVDKSSPGSPQSPSSGAEAADEDSNDSPASSSSRPLKVRIKTIKTSCGNITRTVTRVPSDPDPPTPLAEGGFLAEANLLKLSPATPAPEGPKVVSVQLGDGTRLKGTVLPVATIQNASTAMLMAASVARKAVVLPGGTATSPKMMPKNVLGLVPQALPKAEGRTGLGTGGQKVNGASVVMVQPSKPATGPGAAGGTVISRTQSSLVEAFNKILNSKNLLPAYRPNLSPPAEAGLALPPTGYRCLECGDAFSLEKSLARHYDRRSMRIEVTCNHCARRLVFFNKCSLLLHAREHKDKGLVMQCSHLVMRPVALDQMVGQPDITPLLAVPPALGPPALPALGKGEGAVTTSAVTAVAAEAPVLPLSTEPPATPATSTYTCFRCLECKEQCRDKAGMAAHFQQLGPPAPGATSNVCPTCPMMLPNRCSFSAHQRMHKNRPPHVCPECGGNFLQANFQTHLREACLHFSRRVGYRCPSCAVVFGGVNSIKSHIQTSHCEVFHKCPICPMAFKSAPSAHAHLYTQHPSFHTQQAKMIYKCAMCDTVFTHKPLLSSHFDQHLLPQRVSVFKCPSCPLLFAQKRTMLEHLKNTHQSGRPGEETTGKGAGGALLTPKTEPEELAVSRAGTAAPTEESSSTSEEEEPPSSPEPPRPTKRPRRELGSKGIKGGGGGPGGWTCGLCHSWFPERDEYVGHMKKEHGKSVKKFPCRLCERSFCSAPSLRRHVRVNHEGIKRVYPCRGQDASAASPQTLAVRSLTARHRQPSPPGVHPGRAATAPCATGAEARRNRASWWA
- the ZNF687 gene encoding zinc finger protein 687 isoform X3; protein product: MGDMKTPDFDDLLAAFDIPDIDANEAIHSGPEENEGPGGSGKPEPSVGGESGEATAAPARDGPGGPTQASDHSLPPPDVSAVSVIVKNTVCPEQSESLAGSSGGEGARAGGVTKEGPLGSRLMQNGFGGPEPSLPGTPRSPAPPSGGTWKEKSLEGKAPLDLFAHFGPEPGEHPDPLPPSAPSPPREGALTPPAFPSPFELTRENGSALLPPSSPPLLGALKQESCSPLHPQSLSQPGSGASPEATGVPASASPSQVAGVSFFKKSPGHQSPLASPKEPSCQPLKEEEDEGPVDKSSPGSPQSPSSGAEAADEDSNDSPASSSSRPLKVRIKTIKTSCGNITRTVTRVPSDPDPPTPLAEGGFLAEANLLKLSPATPAPEGPKVVSVQLGDGTRLKGTVLPVATIQNASTAMLMAASVARKAVVLPGGTATSPKMMPKNVLGLVPQALPKAEGRTGLGTGGQKVNGASVVMVQPSKPATGPGAAGGTVISRTQSSLVEAFNKILNSKNLLPAYRPNLSPPAEAGLALPPTGYRCLECGDAFSLEKSLARHYDRRSMRIEVTCNHCARRLVFFNKCSLLLHAREHKDKGLVMQCSHLVMRPVALDQMVGQPDITPLLAVPPALGPPALPALGKGEGAVTTSAVTAVAAEAPVLPLSTEPPATPATSTYTCFRCLECKEQCRDKAGMAAHFQQLGPPAPGATSNVCPTCPMMLPNRCSFSAHQRMHKNRPPHVCPECGGNFLQANFQTHLREACLHFSRRVGYRCPSCAVVFGGVNSIKSHIQTSHCEVFHKCPICPMAFKSAPSAHAHLYTQHPSFHTQQAKMIYKCAMCDTVFTHKPLLSSHFDQHLLPQRVSVFKCPSCPLLFAQKRTMLEHLKNTHQSGRPGEETTGKGAGGALLTPKTEPEELAVSRAGTAAPTEESSSTSEEEEPPSSPEPPRPTKRPRRELGSKGIKGGGGGPGGWTCGLCHSWFPERDEYVGHMKKEHGKSVKKFPCRLCERSFCSAPSLRRHVRVNHEGIKRVYPCRSEWTDG